In the genome of Blastopirellula retiformator, the window CTTCCTACAATCCGATCTTCGACCTCAACGGCAAGCCGTTCAAAGTGGTCAAATACGCCTCGGACATCACCGCCCAGGTTAACCTGCGTCACGACATGGCGACGTTGATTGAAGACGTGAACGAGAACGCGAACCAGTTCAGCGCTACTTCCGGCACGGTCAGCGAAACCTCGCAGATGCTTGCTCAAGGCGCCCAGACGCAAAGCGCCGCCGTGGAAGAGATCAGCGCTTCGACGCAAGAGTTGATCTCGTCGATTAGCGGCATTCGCGATCGTTCGTCGGAAACCAATCGTCTGTCGGCCGACACCAATCAGATCGCCGTCGAAGGTGGTCAGGCGGTCACCAAGTCGGGCGAAGCGATGGACCTGATCAAGGCCTCATCGGAACAGATCAGCGAGATTATTCAGGTCATCTCGGAAATCGCCAGCCAGACCAACCTGTTGGCCTTGAACGCGGCGATCGAAGCGGCTCGCGCTGGCGAACATGGTCTCGGCTTTGCGGTCGTCGCCGACGAAGTTCGCAAATTGGCGGAACGATCGAGCGATGCGGCGAAGGAGATTTCGTCGTTGATCAAAGAGTCGACCTCACGCGTCAACAACGGCGTCGAGCTGAGCGCGCAGGCCGGAAACGCCCTGCAGCGGATTGTCGCTGCGGTCGAATCGACCTCGGGTAAGATCACCGAGATCGCCATCGCCGCCGACGAGCAGATGAATATGGCGAACGAAGTTTACGGCGCCATCCAGCAAGTTGCCGATGTGACCGAGCAGGCCACCGCCGCCAGCGAAGAACTGGCCGCCAGCAGCGAAGAATTGGGCGCGCAAGCGGTCGTCCTCCGCGACCTGGTCGACAACTTCGGCAAAAAGAATTAGTAACGTCTCGTTAATAGTTCATCAGAATGTCCATAAACGGCGCCCGTAATCCTACGGGCGCCGTTTTTTTTTTTTTCTTGGCGGCCGCACGTCCGGAAAACCACTGGACAATGGCGCCGATTTCGTCGAAACTGAAGGGAAACTCTGCACGATCCCGCCTAACGCGATTCCCTCCTGTCGCCGGAATTCTTATGCACCCGCCCGCTTTTGTTATCCGCAGCTCGCTCTGGCTATCGATCTTAGCGTTGGGCCTGTTTAGCAGTCAGGCGACGATCGCAGCAGACGGGGAGCCAACCAGTGCGGTTTCGCCCGACCATGCCGCCGAGATGAAGGCTGGACTCGCTCTCTTCAAAGCGAACGTAGGAAAGACGCTAACGGCCAGTTGTCTCCAGTGCCACGGCGGCGAAAGCGTCAAGGCCGACTTCGATCTATCAACCCGCGACAAGTTGCTAGAATCCGGCTATGTTGAGCCAGGCGACGCCGCCGGCAGTTACTTGCTGCCGCTGCTGCGTCATGAAGAAGAGCCGCACATGCCGCTGCGTGCCGAAAAACTCTCCGACGAATCGATCGCAGCCATCGCCAAATGGATTGACCTCGGGGCGCCGTACGATACGCCGCTAGTCGGCGAAGACTCCGCCGCGAAAGGGGCAGGGGATCAGGCGAGCGATTTCTGGTCGCTACAGCCGCTGGACACGATCGCTCCGCCGGCGACCTCATCCGACTGGACGAAGTCGCCGATCGATCGATTTGTGCTGGAGAGGTTAAACGAGCAAGGGATCGTCCCCAATCCAACGGCTGATCGCCGCACGCTGATTCGCCGCGTCTATTTTGACTTGATCGGGCTGCCGCCAACGCTGGAAGAGGTCGCTGAGTTCGCTGCCGACAAGGATCCGCAAGCTTACGAAAAACTGATCGATCGCTTGCTCGCTTCGCCCCAGTATGGCGAACGGTGGGCGCGGCACTGGATGGACGTCGCCCGTTTCGCCGAGTCGTTTGGTTACGAGCAAGACACCGACCGCAAGCACGCCTATCACTATCGCGACTTCTTGATTCAGTCGCTGAACGAGGATCTTCCTTACGATCAGTTTGTGGCGTGGCAATTGGCGGGGGACGAGATCGCTCCTGAAAACCCGCTGGCGCAGATGGCGACGGGGTTCTTGGGCGCCGGGGCGTTTCCGACGCAGTTGACCGAAGCGGAATTCGAACAGGCCCGCTATGACGAACTGGACGACGTCGTCGCCACGACCGGCACGGCGTTCCTTGGTTTGACGATCGGTTGCGCTCGCTGCCATGACCATAAATTTGATCCGATCTCATCGCACGACTATTACCGCATGGCCTCCACCTTCACGACGACCATTCGTAGTTTGGCGGAGATTGACGTGCCGACCGATGGAGAAGCGAAGCCGGTCACCGTACAGGTGAATACCGAAGGGGGAAAGAAGATTCCGCACCTGGCCGACAGTCGCGGCTTCCCTCATTTCTACACATCGACACACTTTCTGACTCGCGGCGACGTCACTCAGAAGGGTGAAGTCGCCGAGTTCGGTTTTCCGGCGGTGCTCACCTACGGGAATTCGCGCGAGCATTGGCAGGCGGAGGTAACGCCAGGCGAATCGGCTCTCAGCTATCGTCGCACGGCGCTGGCCAACTGGATTACGGACACCGAGACGGGCGCCGGCGGATTGTTGGCCCGCGTGATCGTCAATCGTTTGTGGCATCATCACTTCGGCCGCGGTATCGTCTCGACGCCGAGCGACTTTGGCGTCCAGGGAGACGCTCCCAGTCATCCCAAACTGCTCGAGTGGTTGGCGGTCGACCTGGTTCATAACGGCTGGCGACTGAAGCGGATGCACAAACAGATCATGACCAGCCAGACCTACATGCAAGCGAGCGCCGCATCGCCCGAGCAATTGGCGGCCGATCCGCAGAATGGGCTGCTGTGGCGGCATACGCCGAGAAGACTGGAAGCGGAGGCGATTCGCGACGCGATGCTGTCGGTCTCGGGAGAGTTGGATGCAACGATGTTCGGACCGGGGACGCTTGACGAAGGGATGAAGCGCCGCAGCATCTACTTCTTCATCAAACGGAGCAAGTTGATCCCGACCATGATGCTGTTCGACTGGCCGGAACACCTGGTCAGCATCGGCAGTCGCAGCGAAACGACGACGGCGCCGCAAGCGCTGTCGATCATGAATAGTCCGCAGACGCGGAGCTATGCCGAGAGCTTCGCGAAATCGCTGCCGACAGGCTCGCTGGAAGAGCGAATTGTCGCAGCCTACCAGAAGGCGGTTCAGCGCGATCCGACCGAACTAGAGCTGAAAACTGCCATTGCGTTCGTCGTCGCTCAGTCGAAGCGAGACGGAAAGGGTGGCGCAGACGGAGCTTTGGTTGACCTGTGCCAGGCGCTGTTTGGATTGAACGAATTCATCTACATCGACTAAAGGCGAAACTGATGCACGACATTCATACGCTGCAAACCCGTCGCCAATGGTTGGCTCGCTGCGGCGGAGGCGCTGGTCTGTTGGGCCTGGCGACGCTTTTGCAGGGCGAGGGTTTGCTGGCGGCCGATACGACGGCTCTGAATCCGCTCGCGCCGAAGCAGTCGCATTTTCCCGCCAAGGCGAAGCGGGTGATCTGGATCTTCGTCAACGGCGGTCCCAGTCAGGTTGATACTTGGGACTACAAGCCGGGGCTCGACAAATGGGCCGGCAAGTCGCTGAAAGAATTTGACGGCACGTTTGAAAACACGACCGGGTTCTTCCAGGATAAGGTCGGCAAGCTGATGCCGTCGCCGTTCAAGTTCACGCCTCGCGGCGAGAGCGGCAAGATGGTCTCGGAGATCTTTCCGAAGCTGGGAGAGCATGTCGACAAGATGGCCTTCATCCATTCGGGCTTCACCGAGTCGAATAACCATAGCCCGGCCTTGTTCATGATGAACACCGGGATGGCGCGGATGGGATTTCCCGGCGTCGGGTCATGGGTGACCTACGGATTGGGGAGTGAGAACCTGGATCTGCCTGGCTTCGTCGTGATGAGCGATCCGCTGAACCGCGGCTTGCCTAAGGGGAGCGCCGCCAACTGGGGCGCTGCGTTCCTACCGGGCGTTTATCAGGGAACCCATTTGCGGCCGAGTGGTCCGCCGATTGATAACCTCTCGCGTCCCGAGACGCTGTCCGTTGGCGGCCAACGGGCCCAGCTGGATTTGCTCAAGCAGTTGAACCAACAGCACTTCGCGGGGCGCCAGGCCGAGACCGAACTGGCGGCGCGGATCGAGAGTTTTGAGCTTGCCTATCGGATGCAGTCGACCGCTCCGGACGCGATCGACATTTCGCAGGAACCGGAACATATCACCAAGCTATATGGCGTCGACGAAAAACAGTGCGGGCACTTCGCCAAGCAATGCCTGGTTGCGCGGCGGATGGTCGAGCGAGGCGTGCGGTTCGTGCAAATCTATTCCGGCGGAATGGAAAACCAACGAAGTTGGGACGGGCACATCGACATCAAAGGGAACCACAGTCAGTTTGCCGGAGAAACCGATCAGCCAGTTGCGGCGCTACTGACCGATCTCGCCCAGCGGGGGCTGTTGGACGAGACGCTGGTGATCTGGTGCGGCGAGTTCGGGCGATTGCCGATCGCCCAGACCGGCGAGAAGCCGGGCCGCGATCATAACCCGCATTGCTTTACGGCCTGGATGGCCGGCGGCGGCGTCAAAGGAGGCGTCAGCTACGGCGAGTCGGACGAAGTCGGCTACAAGGCGATGGTCGATAAGGTGCACGTCAACGACCTGCACGCAACGATCCTGCATTTATTGGGCATGGATCACGAGAAGCTGACCTACAAGTACAACGGTCGCCGCTTCCGACTAACCGACGTCGCCGGCGAAGTGCTGCATCCGATCATTGGTTGAGACTCATAGCCCGAGGCGCGAGCCGAGCGAATGTGCCAGGCCCAATAATTGGCTTGATGCCGCTGTTCTAGCGAGATGGACAACGCATTCATTGCCACGAAGACGTGACAACGGCGACGTGGCAACGGCGCCCTTGAAGTATTACGCCGGCAAGTGCTTTTGAATCGCCGCCAGGGCTGACGGGTTGCCGTTGATTTGGCCCCGGAACGTGTTCAAGTTCTGACGGAACTGCGCCAGGCGTTCCATGAAACTGGCGAGATGCTTTTTCGAGAAGCTTTCGATCGTCGACCAGTCGCCGACGCCCATTTGCCGCAGAAAGTGCGAATTGATCATTTGCTCGTGATGCGATTCTTCCGGCAACGCCAAGACTGGTTTGCCGAGATAGATCGCTTCGCCAAGCGACTGATTGCCGGCGGCGCCAACCATCGCGTCGCAACCAGCCAAGTCGCGGACGAAGCCATCTTCGCTGATGTCGAAGAACCGCAGATTGCCTTGATCTTTTTGTTTGCCGAGGCCGTAGACTCGCACTTCGCGGTCGCAGCCTTTCAGCAGTTCGATCGCTTCCGGCGGCATCGAGCGGCGGACGTACGACAGCAGGTAACCTTGTTCGCTTGTTTGCGCCTCTTCCAGCTCTTTGCGGAGCAGGGGACCGACCTGGGTGACGTTCTCCCAGCCGGGACGCAGCGGCGAGGTGAAGAAAGAGGAAACGATCGTCTCGGCATGATCGACGTGGTGCGCCTTGACGACGAAGCTCATCATCCAGGCATACCACTGGAGCGTTTTCGGCAAAGTCGAAAGATCGTAGGCGAGCAGGAAGTCTTGGTGGTTCAGGCTGATCACCGGAACGCCGGTCTTACTGGCCGCTTTGGGCAAGATCGGCTCGAAGTCGGTAATGACCAGGTTCGGCTCTTCGCGGCGAATCGTCTTGGCCATATCGCGGGCGAAGCCGTTCAGCCTGGCCAGAAAGCCGAGGCCGCGGAAGATCGATTTCGACAGGTCCAAACGACCGCGGGTATAGTAGAACCGAAGCCCAGGAAGGCGACGAACCTCGACGTTGGGCGTGTGGGCGTTGTCGTTGTAGATCGGCGCGAGAAAGTCGTACGCCTGATCTGGGGCGAGGAGCACCATTTCGTGCTCTGGTCGAAGGCGTTCGACCATGGTGCGAACGCGGGCCGCATGGCCGCGTCCTTCGCCCGACATACTGTAAAATATTTTCGCCACGGTTCGTTTCATCCTCTAATAGAATCAACGGTCGTTGATAATTCTATCGATCTCAGGCCGGGATCGTCGAGTCGAACTTGAAGGTATTCGGTTTAGTTTCGGTCTTTATTCAAGCGTGGTCTTATACGCTGACGGGCGCCGCTTGTTCTGAGCCGATCAACATGTTGCGCAGGATCTCCCCTTGTTCTAATACGAACTCCGAGGAGTCGTCGATCGAAACGGCGGTTTCTGCGTGTTGCATATCAACGATTTCCAGCCGCCCATCCTCATACTCAATCAGCGCGGTTGCGTTTTCGATCCAGTCGCCGGTGTTGCAATACATGACGTCGCCCCGCTGATCCATCGCAGGCGTATGGATATGGCCGCAGACGACCCCTTGGCAGTTCTGGTCGCGGGCATGATTGACCAGGTTGGTCTCGAAGTCGCTGACGAAGGTGACCGCCGCTTTGACCCGCTTTTTGACCATCGCGGCTAGCGGCAGGCCCCGCAACTTGAAATAGCGCCGCCAGTCGTTGATTCGCTGGTTCAGCCAACACAAAGAGTCGTATGCGAACGAACCAAGGACCGAGAGCCACTTCGCTTTCGTCTCGACCTGATCGAACTTGTCGCCATGCGTCACCAGAAAGCGGCGGCCGCGGGGACAAGCGTGGATGAATTCGTCGGAGATCTCGACAAAGCCGAAATTGAAATGAAAATCGCGTAAGAAGTCGTCGTGATTGCCCGGAGCATAGCGGATCTTTGAGCCCGCCTCCGACATTTCAAACAGGCGACTCAGGATGGCGTTATAGATAGGCTCCCAATGCCAACGTTTACGCAACCGCCAGCCGTCGATGAAATCGCCGACGATATAGACGTAATCGGGATCGTGCCGATTCAACAGGTCGAGCAGCGGCTCGACGCGTGCGTACCGACAACCGAGGTGAACGTCGCTGATGAATAGCGTGCGGACGCGGCTGGTCTTCATGGCTTGGCGATTCATGGCGGGGTCCCTCCCGGCCCTTGTTGCTTATGGGGGTTGGTTCGTTATAACAGCGCGCCGTCGATGGCGTCTTTCCCAACCTCCTTAGAATCGTCGTCGCCGACCGCGTGTACTGCGTGAATGCGGGGTGAATCTCTGGTAAAGGGTTCTTTTAGACTTCTTCAAGAAGTCGTTTGCTGTGAACCGGCTAAGTGAGACGCCAAACTCGTAACTCTCATTTGCAGATAAGGTTACGATGGTTCGCAGGCAATCAATTGCGTGGAAAACTTCGCGCATAAAAGAAGAGGCGAGCCTATGCGACTCGCCTCCAAATTCAGACATCCAACTTTTTCCGCCCCATCGATCCGCCGCGCATCGCAGGTCGCCGGAAGAGCGTTAGTGGAACGATTGTCCCATTAGCAGTCCGTTGATTTTCTCGACGGACTGCGTGATCGCAGGGATGCGATCCCAAAATAGCGATGTAAGTCGTTATTTTGCGAGCCGCGAAGAGCTACGCTCTGAGCCTGGCGAGGTTGGAAAATGCCACGATGGCATTTTTCAACAGGCAGTTAGCTGGACGGCTCTCCCTTGTAGAGCTTTCGCCCGATCGACGAATGGTAGATCGTCCAGGGGCTGTCGGTGTTGACGTCTTCCTTCATTAACTGACCGTAGCTGATCACATGGGCGTCGAGCGTATCGAGATAGTTAAGCGCCAAAGCTTCGAGCGTCATCGGCACCTTGGGACTGCCGAACTCAAGCTTGCCATGATGGCTGACCACCATGTGTTTGACGCGCAGGACCAGCTCTTGCGGAATCGCCTCGCCGCCGAGCTTTTCGGCCTCGGCCGCTTTCTGGTCGATTAGGCTGACGCCCATCACCAGGTGACCGATCAACTGGCCTTCGTCGCTGTAGGACAAACCTTTGTCATACGACAACTCGTCGATCTTGCCCAGATCGTGCGTGAACGCGCCGATCAGCAGCAGGTCGGCGTCGACCTGCGGATAGAACGGGACGATTGCCTGGGTCACCTTCATCAGGTTGACGACATGTTCCAGCAGGCCGCCATGGTAAGCGTGGTGGTTTTTAACGCCGGCCGGAGCGCGGCAAAACCGCTGCATGAACTCTTCGTCGATCAGGAAGCACTCGGCCAGGTTTCGCAGGTGCGGGTTCTTCATGGCCCGCAGCATGCCAGCCAACTCACCGCGGAGGCGATCGATTTCGGCGCCGCCGAGTTGCACAAAGTGGGATTCGTCGACATCCTTGGGGTCGACCCGGTCCAGGCTGGTGACGATGATTTGCATCGCGCCGTTGTAGAACTGCGAGGTTCCCTGGACTCGAACGTAATCGCCATCCTCAAACTTGCGATAGACGTGGTCATTGGCGTTCCACATCATGCCGTTGACCTGCCCCGACTTATCACTGATCTGCATCTGCAGATAAAGATTGCCTTGGCGATTGGGGCGAAGCTGTTTGCTGGAAACGAGATAGACCTCGTCGATTGTTTCGTTTTCGCCCAAACTGGCGATTTCGCGTCGCGACATCTACTGCTCTCTCTCGCTGACTGACCCAGAAAGGGTCTTTCTTCATTAATACGCCGCATCGTTAGGCTGGCAAACGACACGGGAAAAGTGCAGGATTCTAGGGGGGGGATCATATTCCTTCAAGGACGTAACCCTGCCCAAGGGTGGCATTTGTGGAGAAATGCGCCTAATCGCAGCGAGATCCCCCCGAGGAAGCCGCGTTGTCACCATGAACTTATATCCCCTAGAATGCGACCTTTACCCGGTTAGATAAAATTGCAAGGTGAAGAAGTATTCCCATGGCGAAGGCTCCCCAAAACGCGATTTCTCCGACGCGAGCCGATGATTATCCCGAGTGGTATCAGCAGGTGATCAAGGCGGCCGATCTGGCCGAAGTCTCGCCGGTTCGCGGCTGCATGGTGATTAAGCCGTGGGGATGGTCGATCTGGGAAAACATGCAGTCGGTCCTGGACGGCATGTTCAAAGAAACTGGCCACGAAAACGCCTACTTTCCGCTCTTTATCCCGATGAGCTACCTGGAAAAAGAGGCGGAGCATGTCGACGGTTTCGCCAAAGAATGCGCCGTCGTAACGCATCATCGCCTGGAGCCGGGCCCCAACGGCGGTTTAGTGCCGGCTGGTAAGTTGGATGAACCGCTCATCGTTCGCCCGACCAGCGAAACGATTATCGGGGCGATGTACGCGAAATGGGTCCAGTCGTATCGCGATCTGCCGATCTTGATCAATCAATGGGCCAACGTCGTCCGCTGGGAACTGCGGACCCGCATGTTCCTGCGAACCGCCGAGTTCCTGTGGCAAGAAGGGCACACCGCTCACGCGACCGCCGAAGAAGCGATCGCCGAAACCCGACAAATGCTGGAGGTCTACGCCGATTTCGCCGAGAACTACATGGCGATGCCGGTGATAAAGGGCGAAAAAACGTCTTGGGAGCGTTTCCCTGGCGCGTCGATGACGCTCAGCATCGAAGCGATGATGCAGGACCGCAAAGCGCTGCAGGCCGGTACGTCGCACTTCCTGGGGCAAAACTTCTCGAAGGCCCAGGAGATCAAGTTCCAGTCGCAGGAAGGGACCGAGGAATACGCCTGGACGACTTCGTGGGGCGTTTCGACTCGTCTGGTCGGCGGCTTGATTATGACTCACAGCGACGACGACGGGCTGATCTGCCCGCCGCGTCTGGCGCCGAAGCATATCGTGCTGCTGCCAATCTACCGCAGCGACGAAGAGCGAGCGACCGTCCTGGCGTACGTCGATCAATTGAACGCCGAACTGAAGAGAGTGCAGTATCACGGCGCTCCGATCCGCGTGCTGGTCGACGACCGCGACATCCGCGGCGGCGAAAAGACCTGGCAACATATCAAGAAGGGAGTGCCGTTACGTGCCGAAATCGGCCCGCGCGACGTCGCCGGCGACAGCGTCTTTCTGGCCCGCCGCGATCAGTCCCCCAAAGATAAGAAGGGAACGCCGAAAGCGGAGCTAGTCGCCACGATCACGACGCTGCTCGACGAAATCCAGGCCAATCTCTACAACCGGGCGAAGCAGTTGCGAGACGAAAACAGCCGCACGATCGACAAGCTGGAAGATCTGGTCGCCTATTTTACGCCGAAGAACAGCGACCGCCCCGAGATTCATGGCGGTTTCGCCTATTGCCACTGTGCCGACGACAAAGCGGTCGAAGAAGAGCTGAAGAAGCTGAAGCTGACGGTTCGCTGCATTCCGATCGAAGGAGAGGACGAACCGGGCCAATGCATCTTTACCGGCCAACCGACGCAGCGTCGGGCGGTGATCGCCAAGGCGTACTAGTCGCTGCGGCGCTTGGCAGGGGCCATCTACGAAAAGAGGCCGCAACCAGTTGGTTCCGGCCTCTTTGTTTTTCAAGCTGCTGGGAGTCGCGACTTACGGCATCTCAAAGACGGTCGCGTCCGCCATGCCGTTCAGCTGAATCCAGACAATATCGTCGATGGTCAACGGAATCGCTTTGACCGAACCGTCTCCCAGGCCGCAGAGAATCACGTTGTGGGCCGTCGAGGCGCCAAACTCGGAGGCGTTGATCTCTCCAGCCGCCATGTAGACGGGGGTGATCAGCTGGGGACCGGTCGCGATTCCGCTGGCGCCGGTGTAGCCGGACGAGTCGCCATCGTAGTCGATCCAGCCCAAAGCTTGGCTGCCGCTGCCGGTGTGGTAAGCGCCAACCAGGGCGGTCCGGGCGTAAGCGTCGCTCAGGAAGCGTTCGTCGCCGCTCGTCGCGTCATAGCCAGCGACGGTCGTTTCTGAGATGTAAATCGTGTTGGACGCGCCATCTTTAACTTGAGCGTTCTTCGTCGAACGACCCGGACGGAAGACGCCGTTGAGATCCATACGAGCGCCGCTGTTGAGCGGCGTCGTCGACCAAGCTGCTGGACGACCAGCCGAAGCGGTGTACTGGTTGCCGGTCGTCAAGTTGGAAACGTAACCTTCCGAGCCAGCGTAGTTCGACGGGGTGAAGGCGCCCAGTTCGGTCCCTGGTTCGCCATTGGCGTCCGACGGACAGACCAGAAGCTCCAATTTCGTGCCCAGCAACGACGTATTCGTGCCAGACACGGCCGGAATGCCGAAATTCAGGCGATCGTGCAGCGCCGACTGTTCAACTTCGGGCAGAATCTGGGCGATCCAGCTGAAGTGACCAGCAGTTGTGGAGGATTCGGAGACGGTGGAGGCCATCGGCAGCGAACCATGAGTCGCCTCATAGTTGTTCAAGGCCAACATC includes:
- a CDS encoding PSD1 and planctomycete cytochrome C domain-containing protein yields the protein MHPPAFVIRSSLWLSILALGLFSSQATIAADGEPTSAVSPDHAAEMKAGLALFKANVGKTLTASCLQCHGGESVKADFDLSTRDKLLESGYVEPGDAAGSYLLPLLRHEEEPHMPLRAEKLSDESIAAIAKWIDLGAPYDTPLVGEDSAAKGAGDQASDFWSLQPLDTIAPPATSSDWTKSPIDRFVLERLNEQGIVPNPTADRRTLIRRVYFDLIGLPPTLEEVAEFAADKDPQAYEKLIDRLLASPQYGERWARHWMDVARFAESFGYEQDTDRKHAYHYRDFLIQSLNEDLPYDQFVAWQLAGDEIAPENPLAQMATGFLGAGAFPTQLTEAEFEQARYDELDDVVATTGTAFLGLTIGCARCHDHKFDPISSHDYYRMASTFTTTIRSLAEIDVPTDGEAKPVTVQVNTEGGKKIPHLADSRGFPHFYTSTHFLTRGDVTQKGEVAEFGFPAVLTYGNSREHWQAEVTPGESALSYRRTALANWITDTETGAGGLLARVIVNRLWHHHFGRGIVSTPSDFGVQGDAPSHPKLLEWLAVDLVHNGWRLKRMHKQIMTSQTYMQASAASPEQLAADPQNGLLWRHTPRRLEAEAIRDAMLSVSGELDATMFGPGTLDEGMKRRSIYFFIKRSKLIPTMMLFDWPEHLVSIGSRSETTTAPQALSIMNSPQTRSYAESFAKSLPTGSLEERIVAAYQKAVQRDPTELELKTAIAFVVAQSKRDGKGGADGALVDLCQALFGLNEFIYID
- a CDS encoding DUF1501 domain-containing protein; translation: MHDIHTLQTRRQWLARCGGGAGLLGLATLLQGEGLLAADTTALNPLAPKQSHFPAKAKRVIWIFVNGGPSQVDTWDYKPGLDKWAGKSLKEFDGTFENTTGFFQDKVGKLMPSPFKFTPRGESGKMVSEIFPKLGEHVDKMAFIHSGFTESNNHSPALFMMNTGMARMGFPGVGSWVTYGLGSENLDLPGFVVMSDPLNRGLPKGSAANWGAAFLPGVYQGTHLRPSGPPIDNLSRPETLSVGGQRAQLDLLKQLNQQHFAGRQAETELAARIESFELAYRMQSTAPDAIDISQEPEHITKLYGVDEKQCGHFAKQCLVARRMVERGVRFVQIYSGGMENQRSWDGHIDIKGNHSQFAGETDQPVAALLTDLAQRGLLDETLVIWCGEFGRLPIAQTGEKPGRDHNPHCFTAWMAGGGVKGGVSYGESDEVGYKAMVDKVHVNDLHATILHLLGMDHEKLTYKYNGRRFRLTDVAGEVLHPIIG
- a CDS encoding glycosyltransferase family protein, with the translated sequence MAKIFYSMSGEGRGHAARVRTMVERLRPEHEMVLLAPDQAYDFLAPIYNDNAHTPNVEVRRLPGLRFYYTRGRLDLSKSIFRGLGFLARLNGFARDMAKTIRREEPNLVITDFEPILPKAASKTGVPVISLNHQDFLLAYDLSTLPKTLQWYAWMMSFVVKAHHVDHAETIVSSFFTSPLRPGWENVTQVGPLLRKELEEAQTSEQGYLLSYVRRSMPPEAIELLKGCDREVRVYGLGKQKDQGNLRFFDISEDGFVRDLAGCDAMVGAAGNQSLGEAIYLGKPVLALPEESHHEQMINSHFLRQMGVGDWSTIESFSKKHLASFMERLAQFRQNLNTFRGQINGNPSALAAIQKHLPA
- a CDS encoding UDP-2,3-diacylglucosamine diphosphatase; translation: MNRQAMKTSRVRTLFISDVHLGCRYARVEPLLDLLNRHDPDYVYIVGDFIDGWRLRKRWHWEPIYNAILSRLFEMSEAGSKIRYAPGNHDDFLRDFHFNFGFVEISDEFIHACPRGRRFLVTHGDKFDQVETKAKWLSVLGSFAYDSLCWLNQRINDWRRYFKLRGLPLAAMVKKRVKAAVTFVSDFETNLVNHARDQNCQGVVCGHIHTPAMDQRGDVMYCNTGDWIENATALIEYEDGRLEIVDMQHAETAVSIDDSSEFVLEQGEILRNMLIGSEQAAPVSV
- a CDS encoding 3'-5' exoribonuclease YhaM family protein, which encodes MSRREIASLGENETIDEVYLVSSKQLRPNRQGNLYLQMQISDKSGQVNGMMWNANDHVYRKFEDGDYVRVQGTSQFYNGAMQIIVTSLDRVDPKDVDESHFVQLGGAEIDRLRGELAGMLRAMKNPHLRNLAECFLIDEEFMQRFCRAPAGVKNHHAYHGGLLEHVVNLMKVTQAIVPFYPQVDADLLLIGAFTHDLGKIDELSYDKGLSYSDEGQLIGHLVMGVSLIDQKAAEAEKLGGEAIPQELVLRVKHMVVSHHGKLEFGSPKVPMTLEALALNYLDTLDAHVISYGQLMKEDVNTDSPWTIYHSSIGRKLYKGEPSS
- the proS gene encoding proline--tRNA ligase, yielding MAKAPQNAISPTRADDYPEWYQQVIKAADLAEVSPVRGCMVIKPWGWSIWENMQSVLDGMFKETGHENAYFPLFIPMSYLEKEAEHVDGFAKECAVVTHHRLEPGPNGGLVPAGKLDEPLIVRPTSETIIGAMYAKWVQSYRDLPILINQWANVVRWELRTRMFLRTAEFLWQEGHTAHATAEEAIAETRQMLEVYADFAENYMAMPVIKGEKTSWERFPGASMTLSIEAMMQDRKALQAGTSHFLGQNFSKAQEIKFQSQEGTEEYAWTTSWGVSTRLVGGLIMTHSDDDGLICPPRLAPKHIVLLPIYRSDEERATVLAYVDQLNAELKRVQYHGAPIRVLVDDRDIRGGEKTWQHIKKGVPLRAEIGPRDVAGDSVFLARRDQSPKDKKGTPKAELVATITTLLDEIQANLYNRAKQLRDENSRTIDKLEDLVAYFTPKNSDRPEIHGGFAYCHCADDKAVEEELKKLKLTVRCIPIEGEDEPGQCIFTGQPTQRRAVIAKAY
- a CDS encoding DUF1559 family PulG-like putative transporter, yielding MLRHVPGNRLRRGFTLVELLVVIAIIGILVGLTLPAVQQAREAARRASCTNNEKNLMLALNNYEATHGSLPMASTVSESSTTAGHFSWIAQILPEVEQSALHDRLNFGIPAVSGTNTSLLGTKLELLVCPSDANGEPGTELGAFTPSNYAGSEGYVSNLTTGNQYTASAGRPAAWSTTPLNSGARMDLNGVFRPGRSTKNAQVKDGASNTIYISETTVAGYDATSGDERFLSDAYARTALVGAYHTGSGSQALGWIDYDGDSSGYTGASGIATGPQLITPVYMAAGEINASEFGASTAHNVILCGLGDGSVKAIPLTIDDIVWIQLNGMADATVFEMP